The following coding sequences are from one Ornithodoros turicata isolate Travis chromosome 1, ASM3712646v1, whole genome shotgun sequence window:
- the LOC135378984 gene encoding uncharacterized protein LOC135378984: protein MCFAFCVLAGLHPAKGSYRRRASSYRSYLSQYVFPETFPVVFPKDVEMFEKQNDVSINVYGYDKDEKYVYPIKVVDDQCKKHVDLLLIDFHFVLITNFNALFTPPGYFHCKRCTMGFTTPGVLADHLLMCKQQKVSKTIFPKKGETLSFAGEHLMSEVPFYCVYDFESVLSPCSGGGNVYEEHIPSSFCLLVIRSCDSYVLKKHIYRGADCVSVFMELLRNLHDELYAMLHETVPLQMTPGDELEHSEATHCNICKEPFTKKQKVRDHDHVSGEFRQSLCQGCNLKLRIPRKVPIIAHNANYDLGFIVAHLHLLRKTDIRVIASSCQKFKAIDIGVFRFIDSLSFLNASLDTLTKNLCDKGESNFRCLRQFFAEEDYFRLVVRKGVFCYNYVTSFERYDEPCLPSRDQFFNQLNGSEVSEEDYRHAQNVFEKFQLKSLGEYSDLYLLTDALLLADVFQNFRIWALETHKIEPLHFVSLPGLSMSCALKMSRINLDLIHDSDAYLLIERGLRGGMTQCSTRMATANVPGTDQYDPEKPKTIIHYMDINGLYGTVMREPLPFGDFEWLSPEEVAGLDVTLVADYADVGYFLEVDLAYVQELHERHKDLPLAPEKMSVPYELLSDYQKDLMKKFNLPQHDIEPKLLLTLLDKKKYFLHYRSLKLYLQLGLRLEKIHRVLRFKQKPFLRSYVDFHHELRKQATNTFERNLYKSLINSVYGKTCMNVRKFVDCRLATSEEQVLRFLRKPNLKQFRALSSNVVLFQFAQSIVRMRQPLYLGFTILELSKVMMYDFYYNNLLRVAPDTRLLYMDTDSYIVMLSDEKALAELADTHLDTSGHSCDDSMYSTKNKMVLGKFKNEMPHDHILGFCCLKPKLYALDLHSKRRYNRAKGVKQCEAQKLHYSMYIDSLKLGEVYKVCQNLIVRKENINKSVCVTKVALNPLDTKRFICEDGIHTLPFGYASNGKM from the coding sequence atgtgtttcgcattttgcgtacttgccggtctacatcctgcaaagggttcttacagacgcagagcttcatcctacaggtcatacctgtctcaatatgtatttccagagacgtttcctgtagtgttcccgaaagatgtagaaatgtttgagaagcagaacgatgtgagcattaacgtgtacggttatgacaaagatgaaaaatatgtttacccgattaaggttgttgacgaccagtgcaagaagcatgtcgacctactgctgattgacttccattttgtactcattactaatttcaatgctttgttcacaccacctggttattttcactgcaaacggtgtacgatgggtttcaccaccccgggtgtactcgccgatcatctactaatgtgtaaacaacaaaaagtgtccaagactatttttccaaagaaaggtgagacactgtcgtttgccggagagcatttgatgtcggaagttcccttctactgtgtatacgactttgagagtgtactatcaccgtgttcgggaggcgggaatgtctacgaggaacacatcccttcatccttctgtctcctcgtcatacgctcgtgcgattcgtatgtcttgaagaaacatatttaccgtggtgcagactgcgtttccgttttcatggaactattgcgtaatttgcatgatgagctgtatgcgatgttgcacgagactgtgcccttgcaaatgaccccaggagacgaactcgaacattctgaagccactcactgtaacatctgtaaagaaccattcactaagaagcagaaagtgcgagaccatgatcacgtaagtggagaatttcgccaatcattgtgtcagggatgtaatctgaaactgcggataccacggaaagtgcccatcattgcacataatgccaATTATGACCTCGGATTCATAGTAGCTCATCTGCACCTGCTTCGGAAGACAGACATCAGAGTGATAGCCTCCAGTTGTCAAAAGTTTAAGGCTATAGACATTGGTGTGTTCCGCTTCATAGACTCGTTAAGCTTCCTCAATGCTAGTCTCGACACACTGACGAAAAATCTATGTGACAAAGGTGAATCTAACTTCAGGTGTCTGCGTCAGTTTTTCGCAGAGGAGGACTACTTCAGGTTGGTTGTACGTAAAGGGGTTTTCTGTTATAACTACGTTACCTCTTTTGAACGTTACGACGAGCCCTGTTTGCCATCACGTGACCAGTTCTTTAACCAACTGAACGGATCAGAAGTGAGCGAGGAAGATTACCGCCATGCGCAAAAtgtgtttgaaaaatttcaactgaagagcctgggcgagtactcggatttgtaccttctgacggacgcattgcttctggcagacgtgtttcaaaacttccgaatatgggcgttggagacgcacaaaattgaaccacttcatttcgtgtcactcccgggactaagcatgtcttgcgcactaaaaatgagccggattaatctggatttaatccacgattccgatgcctatctgttaattgaACGGGGCCTGCGTGGTGGTATGACCCAGTGTTCAACGCGAATGGCCACTGCAAATGTCCCAGGGACAGATCAGTACGATCCCGAAAAACCAAAGACCATAATTCATTACATGGACATAAATGGACTCTATGGCACAGTGATGCGTGAACCACTCCCATTCGGAGACTTTGAATGGCTGTCACCCGAAGAGGTTGCAGGTTTAGATGTAACCCTTGTTGCAGATTATGCAGACGTTGGTTATTTTTTAGAGGTAGACCTGGCCTACGTACAAGAGCTCCACGAACGACATAAAGATTTACCGCTCGCGCCCGAAAAAATGAGCGTCCCGTATGAGTTGCTTTCGGATTATCAGAAAGACCTGATGAAAAAATTTAACCTGCCACAGCATGATATAGAACCGAAATTACTCCTTACACTGCTTGACAAGAAGAAGTATTTTCTTCATTATCGCAGTCTAAAGTTGTACCTACAGTTGGGTCTTCGGCTCGAGAAAATTCACCGGGTGCTCAGGTTCAAACAAAAACCATTCCTGCGATCCTATGTTGACTTCCATCATGAactacgcaagcaggcaaccaataccttcgaacgtaacctgtacaagagtttaattaactccgtatatgggaaaacatgtatgaatgtACGAAAGTTCGTCGACTGTCGCTTAGCAACTTCCGAGGAGCAAGTGTTGAGATTCTTGCGTAAACCGAACCTCAAACAATTCAGGGCTCTAAGCTCTAACGTAGTCTTGTTTCAGTTCGCTCAATCGATAGTCCGTATGCGACAGCCACTGTACCTGGGGTTCACTATTCTCGAGCTGTCTAAAGTCATGATGTATGACTTTTATTATAACAACTTGCTTCGGGTAGCCCCGGACACAAGGctcttgtatatggacacagattcttatatcgtgatgctgagcgatgagaaggcccttgcggagctcgccgatacccaccttgatacatctggtcattcttgtgatgactcgatgtattctacgaaaaacaagatggtgctaggaaaatttaagaacgaaatgccccacgaccacatcctagggttctgttgcctgaaaccaaagctctatgcactagacctccatagtaaaagacgatacaatcgtgctaagggggtgaaacaatgtgaagcccagaagttgcattattcaatgtacatagactctcttaagcttggtgaagtgtacaaagtttgtcagaacctcattgtgcgcaaggaaaatataaataaaagtgtatgtgttacgaaagtagctttaaatcccctagacacaaagcgtttcatttgtgaggatggtatccacacgttaccctttgggtacgcatccaatggaaagatgtag